GCAGTCACCGCGCTCAGCGGATACCCGGCCCCCAGCATCTGCGTGCGCACGATGTGCGTCGCGAAGTCCCGGTCGCCGAGCCCGAACCACTCGGGGCCCACGCCGTACGCGGCGAGCTCGCTCTTGACGGTGAAGGACTCGTCGGTCCGTCCCCAGCCCTGCTCCTCGTTGATGCCACCGCCGAGGGTGTACATCACGGTGTCGAGGTCGGGACAGACCTTCAGCCCGAACAGATGGATGTCGTCACCGGTGTTGCCGATGACGGTGACGTCCGCGTCGGGCGCGGCCTGCTTGAGGCCGCGCAGGAACCGGGCACCACCAATACCGCCAGCCAGAACCACAATGCGCATGGCCCAAGCATGTCAGGCGGGTACGACATCCTGGGCGGCCGGGGCGGAGCACGCGGAGAGCTGTGCGCTGTGCATGGGCATGTCGGTCAGCCCGGGGAAGTAGACGTGCAGACTGACGGCCGGCTCCAACGAGTCGTTCACGACCTCGTGGACGTAACCGGGCGCGAAGACGCGCTGCGCCCCCGCGCCCAGTTCACGCGCCGCGACCTCGGTCCGCTCGGTCAAGTGACCGTCCAGGACGGTCAGTACCCCCGACGAGTCCCCGTGCCCGTGCAGCCCGCTGCCCTGTCCCGGGACCCAGCTCAGCAGCCAGACCTCGTAACCGGGCCCGGTGCGCAGCCGGTGGTACCAGCGGGAGGTCGCGTCGTACTGGACGAGGTGCGCCCACTGTGTGCGGTCGGCCGCGATGGAGCGCGCCAGGCCGGCGAACTCGGCGACGGTGGCCGGGTGCTCGCGGGCAGGCTGCAGAAGGTGCTGTACGGAGAGGATGTCGCCGGCGATCTGGAGGTCGCTGTCATTGCTGTTCATGGTGCGGGGGTTCCTCGGCAGAGTCAGTGCTGGGGTGTCGCAGGGCGGGAGGCCGCAAGGCTGGAGTACGCGGATGGACTCAACAGCTGGAACAGCAACAGCGCGCCTGGACAGCACTGCGGAACCCACGGGCGTGGGGTGCGGTGCGTACTGCGGCGGCGGTCATGCAATCAAGGACAGCGGCTCGGCTCGCGGCTGTCAACTCGATGCCCGATTTGGGGGTAATGTTTCACCTCATCCGGTTACTCCGCCCGGAGAAAGGTTTGTTCGGACGTAAGAGCGGAGATGTGGCGCAGCAACCCCAGTCGCAAACGTCGCGGCGCTCTCGTGATCCGACTGTGATCCCGATCGCTTCGAGGGGCGGAACGCAACAAGATCAATCCCCGTCACGTCCTTCTCTGTTGAGGGAGGGGCGCCGGGATGGGCCAGTGGCAAGTGTCAGGTTTTTTGGTGATTTGAACACTTTCCGCATAGCCTTGGTTCCGCAGAGTGAAATAGGGGCCCAATAGCAGATCTCGGCTTGACTGGCCCGGATCCACACACTTGTAATTTCACTCGTGTCGTTCATCCGAAATCGGTAACGACAGCATCACGGGGACGCAAAGACGGACGAGGGGCGCACATGACCGAGGTGTTCCACCAACTGCTGGTCGACGACACGGAAGAAGAACTCGGCTGGCAGGAGCGCGCTTTGTGCGCCCAGACCGACCCCGAGTCCTTCTTTCCCGAGAAGGGCGGCTCCACCCGCGAGGCCAAGAAGGTCTGCCTGGCCTGCGAAGTCCGCTCGGAATGCCTTGAGTACGCCCTCTCCAACGACGAACGCTTCGGCATCTGGGGCGGTCTCTCCGAGCGCGAGCGCCGCCGGCTGAAGAAGGCCGCCGTCTAGGCAATTCGCCCAACTCCGTACGTAACGAACGGTCCGCCGCCTGCACCATCCCCGCAGGCGGCGGACCGTCGTCATACCCACCCGTTACTGTGGGGCGCTGTCCGCGTGATGCACCAACGCCCTCACGGGGCGCGTGCGTCCACCGCATCCGCACAGCAGCCTTCCGGGGGACGACCCCCGGACCCCGGCCGGAGGGGCCGTACCTCGATGTCCGTGCACAGCCAGTCGACGGCCCCGTACGAGGCCGCCGCGACCCCAGAGTTCCCCAGGCACGTCGTCACCGCCGTGCTCGTCTCCCACGACGGCGCGCGCTGGCTTCCCGACGCGCTCGCCGGGCTGCTCGGGCAGGACCGGCCCGTACAGAACGTGGTCGCCGCCGACACCGGCAGCGCGGACGACTCCGCTGCCCTGGTCACCGAAGCGCTCGGCGCCGAGCGGGTGTTGCACCTCGCCCGCCGCACGGGCTTCGGCACCGCCGTCGAGGAGGCGGCGCGTACGGCAGGGGTCCTCACCCCCGAGGAACTGCCGTACCTGAAGCGTCCCAGCGGCTGGGACCCGGTCAGCAGGACCTGGCGCGACGACACCTACGACCTGCCCGAACTGCCGCACGGCGAGCCCGTGCAGTGGCTCTGGCTGCTGCACGACGACTGCGCGCCCGAGCCGGACGCCCTGGCCGAGTTGCTGCGCGTCGCCGACTCCGATCCGTACGCCGCGATCGTCGGACCCAAGCTCCGCGGCTGGTACGACCGCAAGCAACTCCTCGAAGTCGGCGTCTCCATCGCCAACAGCGGACGCCGCTGGACCGGACTCGACCGCCGCGAGCAGGACCAGGGACAGCACGACCAGGTCCGCTCCGTCCTCTCCGTATCGACGGCCGGGATGCTCATCCGGCGTGACGTCTGGGAGGAGCTGGGCGGCTTCGACCGCAGGCTGCCCCTCATGCGCGACGACGTCGACCTGTGCTGGCGCGCGCACACGGCCGGACACAAGGTCGTCGTCGCCCCCGACGCCGTACTGCGCCACGCGGAGGCCTCCGCCCGCGAGCGGCGCCCCATCGACTGCGTGGGCCGCTCCGTCGCCAGCCCGCACCGCGTCGACAAGGCGGGCGCCGTCTACACGCTGCTCGCCAACGCGCGCGGCAAGGCACTTCCGTACGTCCTGCTGCGTCTCGTCATCGGCACGCTCGTGCGGACCGTCGCCTACCTGGTCGGCAAGGTGCCGGGCCAGGCCGTCGACGAGGTCACCGGGCTCTTCGGGACGCTCCTGCGGCCCGGCCGCCTCCTCGGCGCCCGGCGCCGCAGAGGCAAGGGATCGGTCGAGGCGAGCGAGCTGCGGCCCCTGTTCCCGCCGACCGGCGCCACCGTCCGCGTCACCGTCGAACAGGTCACCAGCCACTTCGGCGGGTCCTCCGAACCCGAAGCCGGCGGCTCGCGCCACGGCGTCGTCGAGTCAGGACCCGGCGGCGAGGACAGCGACTACCTGGACGTCGAGCAGTTCGCCCGGCTCAAGCGCATCGCCCGCAAGCCAGGGCCTGTGCTCTTCGCCGTACTCCTCGTCGCCTCCCTCGCCGCCTGCCGCGGACTCCTCGGCGGCGGTGCGCTCGCAGGCGGGGCACTACTGCCCGCACCGAGCGACGTCTCCGAACTCTGGAGCCGGTACGCGGACGCCTGGCACCCCCTGGGAGTCGGCGGCACCCAGACCGCACCGCCCTACCTCGGCATCATCGCCGCGCTGTCGACCGTGCTCCTCGGACACACCGGCTTCGCGCTCACCCTGCTGCTGGTCTGCTCGGTGCCGCTGGCCGGACTCACCGCGTACTTCGCCTCGCGGCCGCTCACCGAGTCGCGGCTGCTGCGGGCCTGGGGAAGCGTCGCGTACGCCTTCCTGCCCGCCGCCACCGGCGCACTCGCGAGCGGACGCGTCGGGACGGCCGTCCTCGCCATCCTGCTGCCGCTGATCGCGCGCTGCGCCGTCTCCGCGGCCGGGCTGCGCGGTGCGCGCGGCTCCTGGCGCGCCACCTGGGCGTACACCTTCCTGCTGACCCTCGCCATGGCCTTCACCCCGGTCGTGTGGCCGCTCGCAGTGGTGCTCGGTGTGGGTGTGCTGGTGCTGCACCGCGACGAGATCACCGCGTACGGACTGCGCCTGCTCGCCGTCGTCGGCACCCCGCTCCTCGTGCTCGCGCCCTGGTCGCTGTCGCTGCTGACGCACCCCTCCCGGCTCTTCGAGGAAGCGGGCCTCGCCTACGGCAAGGGCTCGGCCTCCGCGCTGGACCTCCTTGGCATCAGCCCCGGCGGACCGAAGGCCGTCGGCGGTCTCGTCCTCGCCGGTGTGGTGCTGGCCGCGCTGGCCGCACTCCTGCGCGGGGAGCGGCAGTTCGCGATCCGTGCCGCCTGGGCCGGCGCCCTGGTCGGCCTCGTCTTCTCGGTCCTCGCGAACCGTTCCGGCTGGGCCGGTCCCGCCACGCTCGTCTACGGCATCGCGCTCCTGGCCGCCGCCGTGCTCGGCGCCGAGGGCGCCCGCGAACGCGTCGCCACGCAGAGCTTCGGCTGGCGCCAGCCGGTCGCAGGGCTCATCGCCGTCGCCGCGGTCCTGGGCCCGCTGGTCGCCGCCTTCGGCTGGATGGCCGGCGGCGCCGACGGTCCGGTGGAGCGCCGCGACCCCACGCAGGTGCCCGCCTTCGTCGCCGAGGAGAGCGGCACGCGCGACCAGGCACGGACGCTGGTCCTCGGCGGGAACTCCGCCGCGAAGGTCTCGTACACGCTGGTACGCGGCTCGGGCGGCCGCCTCGGCGACGCCGAGCTCGCCGAGGCGGGCGGCAGCAGCCCCCGCCTCGACAAGATCGTCGCCAACCTGGTGGCCGGCTCCGGAGCCGACCAGTCCAGCCAGCTGAGCGGCTACGCGATCCGCTATGTCCTCGTACGCGACGGAGCACCCAAGGAGATGAGCCGGGTCCTCGACGCGACCCCCGGCCTCGCCCGCCTCAGCCAGCTGGACGGCAGCGCACTGTGGAGCGTCGACCGGCAGATCGCCCGCGCCACGATCGTCTCCGGCACCGCCGAGCCCGTCGCGGTGGCCTCGGACCCCGTAGAGGCGCACACCACGCTCCCCGCGGGACCGGCAGGACGGATCCTGCGCATCGCCGACGCGGCCGCGCCCGGCTGGAGCGCCACGCTCGACGGAAGCCCGCTGACGAAGACGACCGTCGACGGCTGGGCGCAGGGCTTCCAACTGCCCGCGGAGGGCGGCAAGCTCGCCCTGACGTACGACGAACCGATCACCCACACCGCGTGGATCTGGGCCCAGGGCGCGCTCGCCCTGGTGCTCCTGGTGCTCGCGCTGCCGGGCCGCCGCAGGGACGTCGACGACGACCTCCCCGAGGAGGAACTCCTGGTGCCGGCCCAGCCGGTGGCCGGCGAGGGCCGCCGCGCGCGCAGGCTGAGGGCCGCGGCCCAGGCGGAGGAGGGCGGCGAGGAGCTGCCCGCCGACGAGGAGGCGTACCAGCAGCCGGTCGCCGAGGGCGACTTCGCGCCGCAGTACGGCAGCGAGGTGCCGCAGCAGCAGCCGTACGGGGAGTGGGACCAGCAGCAGCCGACGTACGCGACGGCCGACTACGCCCAGTACCCCGAAGGCCAGCAGGGTTACGCCGGGGAGCAGTACCAGCAGTACCCGGGCCAGTACGGCACCGAGGGCTACGACCCGTACCAGCAGCAGCAATACCCGCAGCAGGACGCCCAGTACGACCCGTACGGCTACGGACAGCAGCTGCCGCCCGAACACCAGCAGCCCCAGCAGCAGCCGCCCCACCCCGACGACGAGCCCCACCAGCAGCGCCCCGACGGGAGCCACCAGTGAACCGCAACACCCTCTCCCTCGGCGTAGCTGTCGCCGCCCTCGCCGCGGTCACCGGCCTCGCCGTCGTCGCCGCCCCCGGCGGCAGTACGACGGCCGAGGCCAAGGCCCCGGCGCGGCTGCCCGTGGAGCGCACCAGCCTGCTCTGCCCGGCCCCGAGCCAGTCCGACCTGGCGGAGACGACGTACACGTCGTTCACCCCCGCGGGAACGGCCGGCAAGTCCGGCAAGGCCGCGCTGCAGCCTTCCGCCGCGGCGAAGAAGAAGTCGGACAAGCCCGTCGCCCCCCTCACCCAGACTGGCAAGCCCGCCACCGCCACCGCCTCGGGCGGCGACGCCCCGGCCCTGATCGGCTCGGCCGATGGCGCGCTCGCCCCCGGCTGGACCGCCCAGCAGACCACCACGGTCACGACCGGCGGCTCCCGCGGTCTGCTCGGCACCAACTGCACCGCCCCGGACACCGACTTCTGGTTCCCCGGCGCGAGCACGGCGGCTGACCGCCAGGACTACGTCCACCTCACGAATCCGGACGACGGCGCGGCCGTCGCCGACATCGAGCTCTACGGCAAGGACGGCCGGATCGCCTCCGACGTGGGCGAGGACATCACGGTCCCGGCGCACGGCAGCGTGTCCGTCCTGCTCTCCACCCTGATCCCGGCCAAGACCGCCGACCTCACCGTCCACGTCTCGACCCGTTCGGGCCGCGTGGGCGCCGTCGTCCAGTCCATGGACGACAAGCTCGGCAGCGACTGGCTGCCCGCCTCGGCCGCCGCATCCCGCAAGCAGGTGCTGCCCGGCATCCCCGCCGACGCGACGGACGTGCAGCTGGTGGCGTACGCGCCCGGCACCGACGACGCCGACCTCAAGATCCAACTCGCGGGTGCGGACGGCACGATCACCCCGGCCGGCTTCGAAACCCTGCATGTGAAGGCGGGGATGACCGCCTCGGTCGACCTCAAGAACGTCACGCGCGGCGTGGCCGGCTCGCTCGTCCTGTCCGCCTCGGACGACGGGAGCGCGGCCCCGGTGGTGGCCGCCCTCAAGGTCGTACGCGGCAAGGGCTCGAAGCAGGAGGTCGCCTTCATCCCGGCGGCAGGGCCGGTGGGGGAGCGGGCCACCGCGGCGGACAACCGTGCCAAGGGCTCGACCCTTTCGCTGGTCGCGCCCGGGGCCGGTGCCAAGGTGAAGGTCACGGCTTCCGCGGGCAGCGGCGGCGGCTCGGCTGTGGTCAAGACGTACACGATCAAGGCCGGTACGACGCTCGCGGTGAAGCCGGAAGTGCCCTCGGGGCTCAAGGGCGCGTACGCACTGACCGTCGAACCGGAGGCGGGCAGCGGTCCCGTCTACGCGGCGCG
The sequence above is drawn from the Streptomyces sp. NBC_01465 genome and encodes:
- a CDS encoding WhiB family transcriptional regulator, whose protein sequence is MTEVFHQLLVDDTEEELGWQERALCAQTDPESFFPEKGGSTREAKKVCLACEVRSECLEYALSNDERFGIWGGLSERERRRLKKAAV
- a CDS encoding DUF5719 family protein — encoded protein: MNRNTLSLGVAVAALAAVTGLAVVAAPGGSTTAEAKAPARLPVERTSLLCPAPSQSDLAETTYTSFTPAGTAGKSGKAALQPSAAAKKKSDKPVAPLTQTGKPATATASGGDAPALIGSADGALAPGWTAQQTTTVTTGGSRGLLGTNCTAPDTDFWFPGASTAADRQDYVHLTNPDDGAAVADIELYGKDGRIASDVGEDITVPAHGSVSVLLSTLIPAKTADLTVHVSTRSGRVGAVVQSMDDKLGSDWLPASAAASRKQVLPGIPADATDVQLVAYAPGTDDADLKIQLAGADGTITPAGFETLHVKAGMTASVDLKNVTRGVAGSLVLSASDDGSAAPVVAALKVVRGKGSKQEVAFIPAAGPVGERATAADNRAKGSTLSLVAPGAGAKVKVTASAGSGGGSAVVKTYTIKAGTTLAVKPEVPSGLKGAYALTVEPEAGSGPVYAARTLELPQGGVPMFTVQTLSDDRGMVAVPAADQDLSLLND
- a CDS encoding glycosyltransferase family 2 protein yields the protein MSVHSQSTAPYEAAATPEFPRHVVTAVLVSHDGARWLPDALAGLLGQDRPVQNVVAADTGSADDSAALVTEALGAERVLHLARRTGFGTAVEEAARTAGVLTPEELPYLKRPSGWDPVSRTWRDDTYDLPELPHGEPVQWLWLLHDDCAPEPDALAELLRVADSDPYAAIVGPKLRGWYDRKQLLEVGVSIANSGRRWTGLDRREQDQGQHDQVRSVLSVSTAGMLIRRDVWEELGGFDRRLPLMRDDVDLCWRAHTAGHKVVVAPDAVLRHAEASARERRPIDCVGRSVASPHRVDKAGAVYTLLANARGKALPYVLLRLVIGTLVRTVAYLVGKVPGQAVDEVTGLFGTLLRPGRLLGARRRRGKGSVEASELRPLFPPTGATVRVTVEQVTSHFGGSSEPEAGGSRHGVVESGPGGEDSDYLDVEQFARLKRIARKPGPVLFAVLLVASLAACRGLLGGGALAGGALLPAPSDVSELWSRYADAWHPLGVGGTQTAPPYLGIIAALSTVLLGHTGFALTLLLVCSVPLAGLTAYFASRPLTESRLLRAWGSVAYAFLPAATGALASGRVGTAVLAILLPLIARCAVSAAGLRGARGSWRATWAYTFLLTLAMAFTPVVWPLAVVLGVGVLVLHRDEITAYGLRLLAVVGTPLLVLAPWSLSLLTHPSRLFEEAGLAYGKGSASALDLLGISPGGPKAVGGLVLAGVVLAALAALLRGERQFAIRAAWAGALVGLVFSVLANRSGWAGPATLVYGIALLAAAVLGAEGARERVATQSFGWRQPVAGLIAVAAVLGPLVAAFGWMAGGADGPVERRDPTQVPAFVAEESGTRDQARTLVLGGNSAAKVSYTLVRGSGGRLGDAELAEAGGSSPRLDKIVANLVAGSGADQSSQLSGYAIRYVLVRDGAPKEMSRVLDATPGLARLSQLDGSALWSVDRQIARATIVSGTAEPVAVASDPVEAHTTLPAGPAGRILRIADAAAPGWSATLDGSPLTKTTVDGWAQGFQLPAEGGKLALTYDEPITHTAWIWAQGALALVLLVLALPGRRRDVDDDLPEEELLVPAQPVAGEGRRARRLRAAAQAEEGGEELPADEEAYQQPVAEGDFAPQYGSEVPQQQPYGEWDQQQPTYATADYAQYPEGQQGYAGEQYQQYPGQYGTEGYDPYQQQQYPQQDAQYDPYGYGQQLPPEHQQPQQQPPHPDDEPHQQRPDGSHQ
- a CDS encoding cysteine dioxygenase, which produces MNSNDSDLQIAGDILSVQHLLQPAREHPATVAEFAGLARSIAADRTQWAHLVQYDATSRWYHRLRTGPGYEVWLLSWVPGQGSGLHGHGDSSGVLTVLDGHLTERTEVAARELGAGAQRVFAPGYVHEVVNDSLEPAVSLHVYFPGLTDMPMHSAQLSACSAPAAQDVVPA